From a region of the Daphnia pulicaria isolate SC F1-1A chromosome 1, SC_F0-13Bv2, whole genome shotgun sequence genome:
- the LOC124336426 gene encoding E3 ubiquitin-protein ligase CHIP-like isoform X2 — protein MVDGGEKLKNGSVPQYYTNRALCSLKLGRWDAVVQDCKSALELDNTWVKGHFFLGQALMEKECYEEAIKHLQRARDLSMDQKLNFGDDITSQLRLAKKHHFTKQEEKRISQEIELQMYINRLIREDRDRQIDLVSQDKEYSSVENEISNIENVTDRYLAELNDLFATVDDRRMKREVPDYLCGKISFEIMRDPVITPSGITYDRKDIEEHLQRVGHFDPVTRVKLTKDQLIPNFSMKEVVDSYLTENEWAQHY, from the exons ctTAAAAATGGTTCTGTTCCACAATACTACACTAATAGAGCTCTCTGCTCTCTCAAGCTTGGCCGTTGGGATGCAGTAGTGCAAGATTGCAAAAGTGCTTTAGAGTTAGACAACACTTGGGTGAAAg GGCATTTTTTTCTGGGCCAAGCTTTAATGGAAAAAGAATGCTACGAGGAAGCAATAAAACATCTTCAAAGGG CCCGTGATCTTTCGATGGACCAGAAACTTAATTTTGGGGATGATATTACCAGTCAATTAAGACTGGCAAAGAAGCATCATTTTACAAAgcaggaagagaaaagaatttcacAAGAAATCGAACTACAG ATGTATATAAATAGGCTCATTCGAGAGGATCGAGATCGACAAATCGATTTGGTTAGTCAAGACAAAGAATACAGTTCAGTGGAAAACGAAATTTCGAACATAGAGAACGTCACC GATCGCTACCTGGCTGAATTGAATGACCTTTTCGCAACCGTCGATGACCGAAGAATG AAACGTGAAGTTCCAGACTATTTGTGTGGCAAAATCTCTTTCGAGATCATGAGAGATCCAGTCATCACTCCTTCAGGAATAACCTACGATAGGAAAGACATCGAAGAACATTTGCAG CGAGTTGGACATTTTGACCCTGTGACGCGAGTTAAATTGACCAAAGACCAATTGATTCCAAATTTCTCCATGAAAGAAGTTGTCGACTCGTACCTGACCGAAAACGAATGGGCTCAGCACTACTAA
- the LOC124336426 gene encoding E3 ubiquitin-protein ligase CHIP-like isoform X1, whose product MSDREHKDQGNKLFLARRFDEAISCYSKAILKNGSVPQYYTNRALCSLKLGRWDAVVQDCKSALELDNTWVKGHFFLGQALMEKECYEEAIKHLQRARDLSMDQKLNFGDDITSQLRLAKKHHFTKQEEKRISQEIELQMYINRLIREDRDRQIDLVSQDKEYSSVENEISNIENVTDRYLAELNDLFATVDDRRMKREVPDYLCGKISFEIMRDPVITPSGITYDRKDIEEHLQRVGHFDPVTRVKLTKDQLIPNFSMKEVVDSYLTENEWAQHY is encoded by the exons ATGAGTGACAGAGAACACAAAGATCAGGGGAATAAGTTGTTTTTAGCTCGACGTTTCGATGAAGCAATTTCATGCTATTCCAAAGCCATT ctTAAAAATGGTTCTGTTCCACAATACTACACTAATAGAGCTCTCTGCTCTCTCAAGCTTGGCCGTTGGGATGCAGTAGTGCAAGATTGCAAAAGTGCTTTAGAGTTAGACAACACTTGGGTGAAAg GGCATTTTTTTCTGGGCCAAGCTTTAATGGAAAAAGAATGCTACGAGGAAGCAATAAAACATCTTCAAAGGG CCCGTGATCTTTCGATGGACCAGAAACTTAATTTTGGGGATGATATTACCAGTCAATTAAGACTGGCAAAGAAGCATCATTTTACAAAgcaggaagagaaaagaatttcacAAGAAATCGAACTACAG ATGTATATAAATAGGCTCATTCGAGAGGATCGAGATCGACAAATCGATTTGGTTAGTCAAGACAAAGAATACAGTTCAGTGGAAAACGAAATTTCGAACATAGAGAACGTCACC GATCGCTACCTGGCTGAATTGAATGACCTTTTCGCAACCGTCGATGACCGAAGAATG AAACGTGAAGTTCCAGACTATTTGTGTGGCAAAATCTCTTTCGAGATCATGAGAGATCCAGTCATCACTCCTTCAGGAATAACCTACGATAGGAAAGACATCGAAGAACATTTGCAG CGAGTTGGACATTTTGACCCTGTGACGCGAGTTAAATTGACCAAAGACCAATTGATTCCAAATTTCTCCATGAAAGAAGTTGTCGACTCGTACCTGACCGAAAACGAATGGGCTCAGCACTACTAA